One window of the Melanotaenia boesemani isolate fMelBoe1 chromosome 14, fMelBoe1.pri, whole genome shotgun sequence genome contains the following:
- the gadd45ab gene encoding growth arrest and DNA-damage-inducible, alpha, b: MTLEETGGDNSAERMDSVCKALEEVLSSALPRGCITVGVYEAAKSLNADPDNVVLCLLATDDEEDVALQIHFTLIQAFCCENDISILRVGNMRRLAEILGGMKPGGEPLDLHCVLVTSPQPSLWKDPALSKVSRFCRDSRCLDQWVPVINLPDR; the protein is encoded by the exons ATGACTTTAGAAGAAACGGGAGGAGACAACTCTGCAGAAAG GATGGACTCGGTGTGTAAAGCTTTAGAGGAGGTCCTGAGCTCCGCGTTGCCTCGCGGTTGCATCACTGTCGGAGTTTACGAGGCTGCAAAGTCCCTGAACGC GGATCCAGACAACGTGGTGCTGTGTCTGCTGGCCacggatgatgaagaggatgtgGCTCTGCAGATCCACTTCACACTGATTCAGGCTTTCTGCTGCGAGAACGACATCAGCATCCTGCGAGTGGGCAACATGCGGCGTCTGGCGGAGATCCTGGGTGGGATGAAGCCTGGAGGGGAGCCCCTGGACCTGCACTGTGTTCTGGTTACT AGTCCTCAGCCGTCGCTGTGGAAGGACCCTGCACTGAGCAAAGTGAGCAGATTCTGCAGAGACAGCCGCTGTTTGGATCAGTGGGTGCCCGTCATCAACCTCCCTGATCGATGA